The following proteins are encoded in a genomic region of Vespa velutina chromosome 23, iVesVel2.1, whole genome shotgun sequence:
- the LOC124956699 gene encoding tol-Pal system protein TolA-like translates to MKAISTIVIVFTLAIATESMLNTKKQKRGVALFGPPGYDVFGVVPAYGTTSWAPTGFGNVPWNTPSSPDIALAQVQAQATHNVALQTLKDPSPGTPSIAYPPEVMKAIQQAKEANHNVFMAQQRVAEAKEVAVVQQKIALGKEAAAREAALRSQEISSHAQEEARASAKQLVAAQQRLATLKDAVAAAQRVAAAREAAAAAAIQRNAADTAAELRKQDVDKQISQSEQEAKEKDIVAAKENAVANAVEHAAFEKPVHHPWG, encoded by the exons ATGAAGGCCATCtcaacg atcgTTATTGTATTCACGTTGGCTATTGCCACGGAATCAATGTTAAACACGAAAAAACAGAAACGTGGCGTAGCACTTTTTGGTCCACCCGGTTACGACGTTTTCGGTGTTGTGCCAGCTTATGGTACCACTTCTTGGGCACCAACCGGTTTCGGCAATGTTCCATGGAATACCCCATCCTCTCCTGACATTGCTCTTGCACAAGTTCAAGCACAAGCGACTCACAACGTGGCCTTGCAA acTCTAAAGGATCCATCACCTGGAACACCAAGTATTGCTTATCCACCGGAAGTCATGAAAGCTATACAGCAGGCTAAAGAAGCTAATCATAACGTGTTCATGGCTCAACAAAGAGTGGCAGAGGCTAAAGAAGTTGCAGTGGTCCAACAAAAGATTGCACTTGGCAAAGAAGCTGCTGCGAGGGAAGCGGCTTTGag ATCGCAAGAAATTTCATCGCATGCTCAAGAAGAAGCCAGAGCGAGTGCTAAGCAATTAGTAGCTGCGCAGCAGAGACTGGCAACCTTGAAAGATGCCGTGGCCGCTGCACAACGGGTTGCAGCCGCAAGGGAAGCTGCCGCGGCTGCGGCCATTCAGAGAAATGCCGCTGATACTGCGGCAGAATTGAGAAAACAAGATGTTGATAAACAGATCTCCCAGAGTGAGCAAGAAGCTAAG gaAAAAGATATTGTCGCGGCAAAGGAAAATGCTGTTGCAAATGCAGTAGAACACGCGGCATTTGAAAAACCTGTACACCATCCATGGGGTtga
- the LOC124956831 gene encoding protein SEY1-like — MYCLSCLVIICLFTRICYTAGESGGWQGISTNYGLSYGGHDDISLHNSYGNIHQDISSYGSYDSYGGGGHSFNSGLDHGLYEGHAHHHYGVQTVPISEHVEITKPVPVPVVKNVGVPVAQPVAIPVPRPVAIGIPQPYPVHIPIAKPVAIPVVKTVAIPVEKKVPYPVEKVIPVPVEKAVPITIEKHVPVPVEKPYPIHIPVYKHVFHKVKSHGHGWSH; from the exons atgtaTTGTTTGTCATGT ctCGTCATTATATGTTTGTTCACGAGGATTTGTTACACGGCCGGTGAATCTGGAGGATGGCAAGG gatATCAACGAATTATGGTTTGAGTTACGGCGGACACGATGACATATCTCTTCACAATTCTTATGGAAATATTCATCAAGACATAAGCTCTTACGGTTCTTACGATTCCTACGGAGGTGGAGGCCATAGCTTTAACTCCGGTCTCGATCATGGCCTCTACGAAGGTCATGCTCACCATCATTATGGCGTTCAGACAGTACCGATCAGCGAACACGTAGAGATTACGAAGCCAGTGCCAGTGCCGGTTGTAAAAAATGTTG GGGTACCAGTTGCCCAACCAGTTGCCATACCAGTTCCACGTCCGGTGGCAATTGGAATACCTCAACCATATCCGGTACATATACCGATAGCCAAACCAGTGGCCATACCTGTGGTAAAAACTGTCGCTATACCTGTTGAGAAAAAGGTTCCGTATCCGGTGGAAAAAGTGATACCTGTGCCAGTCGAAAAAGCTGTACCAATTACCATTGAAAAGCATGTACCTGTACCAGTTGAAAAACCATATCCGATTCATATACCAGTTTACAAACACGTTTTCCATAAAGTCAAGAGTCACGGTCATGGTTGGAGCCATTAG